The nucleotide window GCGCTGACGGTCCGTCATGGCGGGCTGCCGGCGCGGACGGTCCCGCCCCGGGCTGCGGGGCGGGACCTGGCCGGGCGGGCCGTCCGGAGCGGGCGGACGGCCCCGCTTCACAGCGCCTGGGCGGCCGGCTTGGTCATGCCGCGGACCGTGCGGGCGTCGACGAACTCGCCCAGCGCGGTCATCTCCCACTCGCCGGAGAACTGGCGGATGAGCTTCGCCATGATCACGCCCGTGCGCGGCTCGGCGTGGGTGAGGTCGAAGCGGACCAGTTCCTCCCCGCTCTGGGCGTCCAGCAGGCGGCAGTACGCCTTGGCGACATCGGAGAACTTCTGGCCGGAGAAGGAGTTCACGACGAAGACCAGGCCCGTCACCTCCGGAGGCAGCCCGCCGAGGTGGACGGTGATCGCCTCGTCGTCGCCGGCGCCCTCGCCCGTGAGGTTGTCGCCGGAGTGCTGGATCGCGCCGCCCAGGATCATCAGCTTGCCGAAGAAGCAGTTGTCGACCTTTTTGCGGTCCGGGCCGTAGGCGATGACGGAGGCGTCCAGGTCGATGCTCTTGGCGCGGAAGGCGGGCTCCCAACCGAGGCCCATCCGGACCGAGCTGAGCACCGGACGGCCGCCCTTGACCAGCGACACCGTCTGGTTCTTCTGCAGACTGACCCGGCCCTTGTCGAGGTTGATCTTGCCGGTGCCGGTGCCGGTGCCGGTGCCGGGGGCCGGGGTGGACGGCGCGGGAGCCGGGGCCGCCGGCGCGGCGGCGGGCGGCGGCGGGGCGACCGGGGCGGGGGCGCCGGTGGGCGGTCCCCACCCGGCGGCGGGGGTCGGGGGAGCGGGGGGTGCCTGCGGGGCGGCGGCGGGCGCGGCCGGTTCCTCGACGCTGACGCCGAAGTCGGTGGCGATCCCCGCGAGGCCGTTGGCGTAGCCCTGGCCGACCGCGCGGACCTTCCACACGCCGCCCCGGCGGTAGATCTCGACGAGCACCAGCGCGGTCTCGGTGCCCAGCCGCGGCGGGGTGAAGGAGGCCAGGACGCTGCCGTCGTCGGCGTTGCGGACCGTGCCCGTGGGCTCCGTGCCGGCGAAGGTCGCGCCGGGGGTGTCCAGGCTCGCGGTCACGACGATCTTCTCGATGCCCTCGGGCACCGCGGCGGTGTCGACCGTGATGGTGTCGCCGCCGGCGGCCGCCGCGGAGTGCGTCACACCCGGTGCGGAGGGCTGGTTGTAGAACACGAAGTCGTCGTCGGAGCGGACCTTGCCGCCGGCGGCCAGCAGCAGGCCCGACACATCCAGCCGCACGGGGGCGGTGACGTCCACCGCCACCCGCGCGGCGCTGAGCGGGAGGTTCGAGCCAGGAGTCATAGCGGTCATGCCGGGCTCAACGATCGGCTCGCCTTTGCGGTTCCATTACCTGCGGCCGGTTGGCCGTCCGCGTTCACCGGCGGGCGCGGGAGTTGCCGAACAGCAGCCGGTAGGCGATCAGCAGGACCAGCGCACCGGCGACCGAGGCGATCCACATGGAGGGTTCGCCGAAGTCCTTGGGTATCGGGCGGTGCAGGAACTTCGTGGAGAGCCAGCCGCCGAGGAAGGAGCCCACGATGCCGATCAGGGTCGTC belongs to Streptomyces sp. NBC_01454 and includes:
- a CDS encoding GlsB/YeaQ/YmgE family stress response membrane protein — encoded protein: MGIVSWLVLGLIAGIIAKVLLPGRDPGGIVGTTLIGIVGSFLGGWLSTKFLHRPIPKDFGEPSMWIASVAGALVLLIAYRLLFGNSRARR
- a CDS encoding TerD family protein — its product is MTPGSNLPLSAARVAVDVTAPVRLDVSGLLLAAGGKVRSDDDFVFYNQPSAPGVTHSAAAAGGDTITVDTAAVPEGIEKIVVTASLDTPGATFAGTEPTGTVRNADDGSVLASFTPPRLGTETALVLVEIYRRGGVWKVRAVGQGYANGLAGIATDFGVSVEEPAAPAAAPQAPPAPPTPAAGWGPPTGAPAPVAPPPPAAAPAAPAPAPSTPAPGTGTGTGTGKINLDKGRVSLQKNQTVSLVKGGRPVLSSVRMGLGWEPAFRAKSIDLDASVIAYGPDRKKVDNCFFGKLMILGGAIQHSGDNLTGEGAGDDEAITVHLGGLPPEVTGLVFVVNSFSGQKFSDVAKAYCRLLDAQSGEELVRFDLTHAEPRTGVIMAKLIRQFSGEWEMTALGEFVDARTVRGMTKPAAQAL